Proteins from one Chelonia mydas isolate rCheMyd1 chromosome 14, rCheMyd1.pri.v2, whole genome shotgun sequence genomic window:
- the SRSF2 gene encoding serine/arginine-rich splicing factor 2, giving the protein MSYGRPPPDVEGMTSLKVDNLTYRTSPDTLRRVFEKYGRVGDVYIPRDRYTKESRGFAFVRFHDKRDAEDAMDAMDGAVLDGRELRVQMARYGRPPDSHHSRRGPPPRRYGGGGYGRRSRSPRRRRRSRSRSRSRSRSRSRSRYSRSKSRSRTRSRSRSTSKSRSARRSKSKSSSVSRSRSRSRSRSRSRSPPPVSKRESKSRSRSKSPPKSPEEEGAVSS; this is encoded by the exons ATGAGCTACGGGCGCCCCCCGCCTGATGTGGAGGGCATGACTTCCCTCAAGGTGGATAACCTGACCTACCGCACGTCTCCAGACACGCTAAGGCGGGTCTTCGAGAAGTACGGGCGGGTGGGGGACGTCTACATCCCCCGGGACCGCTACACCAAGGAGAGCCGCGGCTTTGCCTTCGTCCGCTTCCACGACAAGCGCGATGCCGAGGATGCGATGGACGCCATGGACGGCGCAGTGCTGGACGGCCGGGAGCTCCGCGTCCAGATGGCCCGCTACGGGAGGCCCCCGGACTCGCATCACAGCCGCCGGGGGCCGCCGCCGCGCCGATACGGAGGTGGCGGCTACGGACGTCGCAGCCGCAG CCCCAGAAGACGCCGCCGTAGCCGATCCAGGAGCAGGAGCCGCTCTAGGTCCCGCAGTCGATCCCGCTACAGTCGGTCCAAGTCCAGATCCCGCACACGCTCCCGATCTCGCTCCACCTCTAAGTCTAGGTCTGCCAGGAGATCCAAATCCAAGTCGTCATCCGTCTCCAGATCCCGATCCAGGTCGAGGTCCAGATCCAGATCTAGAAGCCCCCCACCAGTCTCAAAGAGGGAATCTAAATCCAGATCCAGGTCTAAGAGTCCCCCCAAATCTCCTGAAGAGGAAGGAGCTGTATCCTCTTAG
- the METTL23 gene encoding methyltransferase-like protein 23 isoform X1, with product MCEEGLQVNIKEYRFAEEQDKREREESRPELVVLIPEVLDSQYGMYVWPCAVVLAQYLWFHRRMLPGKRILEIGAGVSLPGIVAAKCGAEVILSDTEELPQCLKNCERSCRINNLLGVHILGLTWGQISPNLLSLPEVDIILASDVFFEPEDFEDIITTVYFLMKRNPDAQFWTTYQVRSSNWSIEALLYKWKLKNVHVTLRSFNADKEQLASSPLPGRHTIEMMIISLARASDT from the exons ATGTGCGAGGAGGGCCTGCAGGTCAATATCAAGGAGTACAGGTTTGCGGAAGAGCAGGACAAGCGAGAAAGAGAAGAGTCGAGGCCAGAGTTGGTGGTGCTGATTCCTGAG GTCCTGGATTCCCAATATGGCATGTATGTTTGGCCCTGTGCTGTGGTTCTTGCTCAGTACCTATGGTTTCACAGAAGAATGCTACCTGGCAAGAGAATTTTGGAG attGGAGCAGGTGTGAGCCTACCTGGTATAGTAGCTGCTAAATGTGGGGCTGAAGTTATACTGTCAGATACTGAAGAGCTGCCTCAGTGCTTGAAGAACTGTGAGCGAAGCTGTCGGATAAATAACCTTCTAGGAGTACACATTTTAGGACTCACGTGGGGCCAAATATCTCCCAATCTGCTCTCTCTGCCTGAAGTAGACATTATTCTAGCCTCTGATgtattttttgaaccagaag ATTTTGAAGATATTATAACTACAGTGTACTTCTTGATGAAAAGGAACCCAGATGCTCAGTTCTGGACTACGTATCAGGTCCGAAG TTCTAACTGGTCTATTGAAGCTTTGCTGTACAAATGGAAGCTGAAGAATGTTCATGTTACCTTACGGTCTTTTAATGCTGACAAGGAACAGTTGGCTAGCTCGCCTCTCCCAGGAAGACATACCATTGAAATGATGATCATCTCACTAGCACGAGCAAGTGATACTTAA
- the METTL23 gene encoding methyltransferase-like protein 23 isoform X2: MACMFGPVLWFLLSTYGFTEECYLIGAGVSLPGIVAAKCGAEVILSDTEELPQCLKNCERSCRINNLLGVHILGLTWGQISPNLLSLPEVDIILASDVFFEPEDFEDIITTVYFLMKRNPDAQFWTTYQVRSSNWSIEALLYKWKLKNVHVTLRSFNADKEQLASSPLPGRHTIEMMIISLARASDT; the protein is encoded by the exons ATGGCATGTATGTTTGGCCCTGTGCTGTGGTTCTTGCTCAGTACCTATGGTTTCACAGAAGAATGCTACCTG attGGAGCAGGTGTGAGCCTACCTGGTATAGTAGCTGCTAAATGTGGGGCTGAAGTTATACTGTCAGATACTGAAGAGCTGCCTCAGTGCTTGAAGAACTGTGAGCGAAGCTGTCGGATAAATAACCTTCTAGGAGTACACATTTTAGGACTCACGTGGGGCCAAATATCTCCCAATCTGCTCTCTCTGCCTGAAGTAGACATTATTCTAGCCTCTGATgtattttttgaaccagaag ATTTTGAAGATATTATAACTACAGTGTACTTCTTGATGAAAAGGAACCCAGATGCTCAGTTCTGGACTACGTATCAGGTCCGAAG TTCTAACTGGTCTATTGAAGCTTTGCTGTACAAATGGAAGCTGAAGAATGTTCATGTTACCTTACGGTCTTTTAATGCTGACAAGGAACAGTTGGCTAGCTCGCCTCTCCCAGGAAGACATACCATTGAAATGATGATCATCTCACTAGCACGAGCAAGTGATACTTAA